One Halalkalicoccus sp. NIPERK01 genomic region harbors:
- a CDS encoding adenylate kinase family protein, with amino-acid sequence MRVVVTGTPGTGKTSATERLADHDVLHLNEVVEREGLYTERDEARDSLVVDLDALREFVGDRGGIVESHLAHHLPAEKVIVLRCDPAELERRLRERGESEAKAKENTGSTKSPQALARYARENRESEELDLILSEAVAEHGLENVYEINTTGRTPAEVAHEIERVLAGERDPNAGEVTFS; translated from the coding sequence ATGAGGGTCGTCGTCACCGGCACCCCCGGAACGGGCAAGACGAGCGCGACCGAACGCCTCGCGGATCACGACGTCCTCCACCTGAACGAGGTCGTCGAACGCGAGGGCCTGTACACCGAGCGCGACGAGGCCCGCGACAGCCTCGTGGTCGACCTCGATGCCCTTCGGGAGTTCGTCGGGGATCGAGGAGGGATCGTCGAGTCACACCTCGCACACCACCTCCCCGCCGAGAAGGTGATCGTCCTCCGGTGTGACCCCGCCGAACTCGAGCGGCGACTCCGCGAGCGCGGGGAGAGCGAGGCGAAAGCGAAGGAGAACACGGGGTCAACGAAGTCGCCCCAAGCCCTCGCTCGCTACGCTCGCGAGAACCGAGAGAGCGAGGAACTCGACCTGATCCTCTCGGAGGCGGTCGCCGAACACGGGCTGGAGAACGTCTACGAGATCAACACGACCGGACGCACGCCCGCCGAGGTTGCCCACGAGATCGAGCGCGTCCTCGCGGGCGAGCGCGACCCGAACGCCGGGGAGGTGACGTTCTCGTGA
- a CDS encoding fumarylacetoacetate hydrolase family protein, producing the protein MHRVRFRDPAGSVRRGEWSEGEISFAGETYDSKEVDVLPPCEPTKIVCIGRNYAAHAEERDEDVPDRPLLFLKPPNALAGHGDTVTLPEDRYIEHEAELAAVIGEQCRNVSEADAEDVVAGYTCFDDLSNRDDQDREQNWVRGKAFDNAAPMGPVLATPDEVPDDARIQLRVDGEIRQDSTLDHLIFSIPELIAEITRYMTLEPGDVIATGTPEGVGPLSDGERVEVEIEGIGTLEHDVRQP; encoded by the coding sequence ATGCACCGCGTTCGATTCCGCGATCCCGCAGGGTCCGTCCGACGGGGCGAGTGGAGCGAGGGGGAGATCAGCTTCGCCGGCGAGACGTACGATTCGAAGGAGGTCGACGTCCTCCCGCCGTGTGAGCCCACGAAGATCGTCTGCATCGGCCGGAACTACGCCGCCCACGCCGAGGAGCGCGACGAGGACGTCCCCGATCGCCCCCTCCTGTTTCTCAAGCCGCCGAACGCGCTCGCGGGCCACGGCGACACCGTGACCCTGCCCGAGGATCGGTATATCGAACACGAGGCAGAACTCGCGGCCGTCATCGGCGAGCAGTGTCGAAACGTGAGCGAAGCCGACGCCGAGGACGTCGTCGCGGGCTACACCTGCTTCGACGACCTCTCGAATCGGGACGATCAGGACAGAGAGCAGAACTGGGTCCGCGGAAAGGCCTTCGACAACGCCGCACCGATGGGGCCCGTGCTCGCGACGCCCGACGAGGTCCCGGACGACGCGCGGATCCAGTTGCGAGTCGACGGCGAGATTCGACAGGACTCGACCCTCGATCACCTCATCTTCTCGATCCCCGAACTGATCGCCGAGATCACCCGCTACATGACCTTAGAGCCCGGCGACGTGATCGCGACGGGCACCCCCGAGGGCGTCGGCCCGCTTTCGGACGGCGAGCGGGTGGAAGTCGAGATCGAGGGGATCGGGACGCTCGAACACGACGTGCGCCAGCCGTAG
- a CDS encoding ester cyclase: MTQQLNVEEQNKGLVRRFIREVVNGGDYDVVDELFAAEYVRHDPSLPEEKRGPEGFKETVEMWRTAFPDVEMTIDAMVAEGDLVAFRATETGTHEGEFMGIEPTGKRVELTGNVMHRLADGKVAETWATFDMLGLLEQLGAIETPR, translated from the coding sequence ATGACACAGCAACTCAACGTGGAAGAACAGAACAAAGGACTCGTTCGGCGCTTCATTCGGGAGGTCGTCAACGGGGGTGACTACGACGTGGTCGACGAACTCTTCGCCGCGGAGTACGTGCGACACGACCCCAGTCTCCCCGAGGAGAAACGCGGCCCCGAGGGGTTCAAGGAGACCGTCGAGATGTGGCGGACGGCCTTTCCGGACGTCGAGATGACGATCGACGCGATGGTCGCGGAGGGCGATCTGGTCGCGTTCCGCGCGACCGAGACCGGCACCCACGAGGGCGAGTTCATGGGGATCGAACCCACCGGCAAGCGCGTCGAACTGACCGGGAACGTCATGCATCGCCTCGCGGACGGAAAAGTGGCCGAGACGTGGGCGACCTTCGACATGCTCGGGCTGCTTGAGCAGCTCGGCGCGATCGAGACGCCCCGCTGA
- a CDS encoding metal-dependent hydrolase: MELTWHGHSTWHVSVGDTDLLIDPFFDNPKTDLEPTDIETPDYVLLTHGHADHIGHAGEFSEATLVANPELVAYAKDEFGFEDAVGGMGMNLGGTVECGDAYVTMHRADHTNGIDTDYEYSAGMPAGYVISDTKPTQVADEESLSFYHAGDTGLMTEMREVIGPYLEPDAAALPAGDHFTMGPWQAAVAVDWLDVDYAFPMHYDTFPPIEIDTDDFVREVEATGSDAEVHVLEGDETFDLGA; this comes from the coding sequence ATGGAACTCACCTGGCACGGCCACTCGACGTGGCACGTTTCTGTAGGGGATACCGACCTCCTGATCGACCCGTTCTTCGACAACCCGAAGACCGATCTGGAACCCACTGATATCGAGACGCCCGACTACGTCCTGCTCACGCACGGCCACGCCGACCACATCGGCCACGCCGGCGAGTTCTCGGAGGCGACGCTCGTGGCGAACCCCGAACTCGTCGCCTACGCCAAAGACGAGTTCGGCTTCGAGGACGCCGTCGGCGGCATGGGGATGAACCTCGGGGGCACCGTCGAGTGCGGCGACGCCTACGTGACGATGCACCGCGCGGACCACACCAACGGCATCGACACCGACTACGAGTACTCGGCGGGGATGCCCGCGGGCTACGTGATCAGCGATACGAAGCCCACGCAGGTCGCAGACGAGGAGAGCCTGAGCTTCTATCACGCCGGCGACACCGGCCTGATGACCGAGATGCGCGAGGTCATCGGCCCGTATCTCGAACCCGACGCCGCCGCGCTCCCCGCGGGCGATCACTTCACGATGGGGCCGTGGCAGGCCGCGGTCGCCGTCGACTGGCTTGACGTGGACTACGCCTTCCCGATGCACTACGACACCTTCCCGCCGATCGAGATCGACACCGACGACTTCGTCCGTGAGGTCGAGGCGACCGGAAGCGACGCCGAGGTCCACGTCCTCGAGGGCGACGAGACGTTCGACCTGGGCGCGTGA
- a CDS encoding OsmC family protein gives MTKEVVSTSEEGFQSTNSVRDFELTIDAEGEETPDTVETLLADYAACYVPALRVGGQQRGVDDLGRIENTVTGEVNDDGKLTSIEFDIAVEADVDDETGQQVVDRANELCKVHDALKESLHADTTIEGDAA, from the coding sequence ATGACAAAAGAGGTAGTCAGCACCAGCGAGGAGGGGTTCCAGTCGACCAACTCGGTCCGTGACTTCGAACTCACGATCGACGCCGAGGGCGAGGAGACGCCCGACACGGTCGAGACGCTGCTCGCGGACTACGCCGCGTGTTACGTCCCGGCGCTGCGCGTCGGCGGCCAGCAGCGCGGCGTCGACGACCTCGGGAGGATCGAGAACACGGTCACCGGCGAGGTGAACGACGACGGGAAGCTCACGTCCATCGAGTTCGACATCGCGGTCGAGGCCGACGTCGACGACGAGACCGGCCAGCAGGTCGTCGACCGGGCGAACGAACTCTGTAAGGTCCACGACGCGCTGAAGGAGTCGCTCCACGCCGACACCACCATCGAGGGCGACGCGGCCTAA
- a CDS encoding OsmC family protein translates to MTDIETTSVSEQGFVTNSQVGDFSLTIDATDEEGPNPNDVLVADYASCFLPAFRVGGQQRDHDDLGKLQIDAEADLDDGDDISAIRFDIYVEEDLSDDEAEEITERAEGICHVHAALREELEADINVETDAF, encoded by the coding sequence ATGACGGACATCGAGACCACCAGCGTCAGCGAACAGGGCTTCGTGACCAACAGCCAGGTCGGCGACTTCTCGCTCACCATCGACGCGACCGACGAGGAGGGACCGAACCCCAACGACGTGCTCGTCGCCGATTACGCGTCGTGTTTCCTGCCCGCGTTCCGCGTCGGCGGCCAGCAGCGCGACCACGACGACCTCGGAAAGCTCCAGATCGACGCCGAGGCCGACCTCGACGACGGGGACGACATCAGCGCGATCCGCTTCGACATCTACGTCGAGGAGGACCTCTCGGACGACGAGGCCGAGGAGATCACCGAGCGCGCGGAGGGGATCTGTCACGTCCACGCGGCGCTGCGCGAGGAACTCGAAGCCGACATCAACGTCGAAACCGACGCGTTCTGA
- the hisC gene encoding histidinol-phosphate transaminase — translation MHPRDLSSHTAYEAGRGVEEVARELGLDPDSLVKLASNENPLGPSPAAVEAIRAHADRVHTYPKASHADLTAELAERWDLSANQVWLAAGGDGALDYLSRATLEPGDGVLVPEPGFAYYGMSARYHHGEVTTYPVSKAEEFEQRAEKILADYDGERIVYLTSPHNPTGSEVPLSEVEELAERTDDGTLIVVDEAYGEFSDRPSAVSLVETRDDVAVLRTFSKAYGLAGLRLGYALVPGSWADAYARVNTPFAASEIACRAGLAALDDAEHVERSIEVAHAARERMYERLDARTWESAGNFVLVEVGDASGVADELQERGVIVRDCTSFGLPECIRITCGTEEETRRAITECNEVLREAT, via the coding sequence ATGCACCCACGGGATCTCTCCTCGCACACCGCCTACGAGGCCGGGCGGGGGGTAGAGGAGGTCGCCCGCGAGTTGGGGCTCGATCCCGACTCGCTCGTGAAACTCGCCTCCAACGAGAACCCCTTAGGGCCGTCCCCGGCGGCCGTCGAGGCCATCCGCGCACACGCCGATCGGGTCCACACCTACCCGAAGGCCTCCCACGCGGACCTCACCGCCGAACTCGCCGAGCGGTGGGACCTCTCCGCGAACCAGGTCTGGCTCGCGGCGGGCGGGGACGGCGCGCTCGATTACCTTTCGAGAGCCACCCTCGAACCGGGCGACGGCGTTCTGGTTCCGGAACCGGGCTTCGCCTACTACGGGATGAGCGCCCGGTACCACCACGGCGAGGTGACCACCTATCCGGTCTCGAAGGCCGAGGAGTTCGAGCAGCGTGCGGAAAAGATCCTCGCCGACTACGACGGCGAGCGGATCGTCTACCTCACCAGCCCGCACAACCCCACCGGCTCGGAGGTCCCACTCTCGGAGGTCGAGGAACTGGCCGAGCGAACCGACGACGGGACGCTGATCGTGGTCGACGAGGCCTACGGGGAGTTCTCCGACCGCCCCAGCGCCGTCTCGCTGGTCGAGACGCGCGACGACGTCGCGGTCCTCAGGACGTTCTCGAAGGCCTACGGGCTGGCGGGCCTCCGACTGGGCTACGCGCTGGTACCCGGGTCGTGGGCCGACGCCTACGCGCGGGTGAACACCCCCTTCGCCGCCAGCGAGATCGCCTGCCGGGCCGGCCTCGCGGCGCTCGACGACGCCGAGCACGTCGAGCGCTCGATCGAGGTCGCACACGCCGCACGCGAGCGGATGTACGAACGTCTCGACGCCCGCACGTGGGAGAGCGCGGGCAACTTCGTCCTCGTGGAGGTTGGCGACGCGAGCGGGGTCGCAGACGAACTCCAAGAGCGGGGAGTCATCGTCCGGGACTGTACGAGCTTCGGGCTCCCCGAGTGTATCCGGATCACCTGCGGGACCGAGGAGGAGACCCGCCGGGCGATCACCGAGTGCAACGAGGTCCTCCGGGAGGCGACATGA